A window of the Chloroflexus sp. Y-396-1 genome harbors these coding sequences:
- a CDS encoding dipeptide epimerase yields MSTVIRSLSVAPLDIPLRHPFGIAGGMQEIAHNLLVTVELTNGIRGYGEAAPFPAFNGETQANTQQAIEVVRSAIEGADVREWRAIAALLRDRISTSGSARCAIETAILDALTRHYRLPLYVFFGGAGHTLETDMTITTGTVEEAALATLDILERGIRQIKVKIGGSDLSHDLARITTIYALAPDAPLILDGNGGFTAEQMLELLGALSLQRIVPVLVEQPVAADDWAGLRQLVQWGGAPIAADETASSALNVLRIVQERAANVINIKLMKSGVVEALEIAAIARTAGLGLMIGGMIESILAMTMAAHFAAGLGGFRFVDLDTPLFLATNPFQGGFRLHGGIIELDHITAGHGVEPL; encoded by the coding sequence ATGAGTACCGTCATTCGTTCGTTATCGGTCGCCCCCCTCGACATCCCACTACGTCATCCGTTTGGGATCGCTGGGGGGATGCAAGAGATCGCCCATAACCTGTTAGTGACGGTCGAACTGACCAACGGCATTCGTGGCTACGGCGAAGCTGCGCCTTTTCCGGCCTTTAACGGTGAAACCCAGGCCAATACGCAACAGGCGATTGAAGTAGTACGTTCAGCAATCGAAGGCGCTGATGTGCGTGAATGGCGAGCGATTGCCGCGCTGCTGCGTGATCGGATTAGCACGAGCGGATCGGCGCGCTGCGCTATCGAGACAGCAATTCTCGATGCACTGACCCGCCATTATCGGCTACCGCTCTACGTCTTCTTTGGTGGCGCTGGGCATACGCTCGAAACCGATATGACGATTACAACCGGTACGGTCGAGGAAGCAGCGTTGGCCACCCTGGATATTCTCGAACGGGGTATCCGTCAAATTAAGGTTAAAATCGGTGGCAGTGATCTATCTCACGATCTGGCCCGAATCACGACAATCTATGCGCTGGCGCCAGATGCCCCGCTCATCCTCGATGGGAATGGAGGCTTTACCGCCGAGCAGATGCTCGAACTCCTTGGCGCCCTGAGCTTGCAACGGATCGTACCGGTACTAGTCGAACAACCGGTTGCAGCCGATGATTGGGCTGGTCTGCGTCAACTGGTGCAATGGGGTGGAGCACCGATTGCGGCTGACGAGACGGCAAGTAGTGCGTTGAATGTGCTACGTATTGTGCAGGAACGCGCAGCCAATGTCATCAATATCAAACTGATGAAGAGCGGGGTGGTTGAAGCACTCGAAATCGCGGCGATTGCCCGTACTGCCGGACTGGGCCTCATGATCGGTGGAATGATTGAATCGATCCTGGCAATGACCATGGCGGCCCATTTCGCAGCCGGGTTAGGTGGGTTTCGTTTTGTCGATCTCGATACACCGCTCTTCCTAGCGACCAATCCCTTTCAGGGTGGTTTTCGCTTACACGGGGGTATCATCGAACTCGATCATATTACAGCGGGGCATGGTGTTGAACCATTGTAA
- a CDS encoding DMT family transporter translates to MNNASSTATTTTHTGVSWIWLLVTLLAHTGWGAYPVLARYLQTISYLPSMAILALGNLLALIVYVPFAYRHIRTDIWHTPIIWLFALVVSIRAMTNLTSARFTLAIYVQLITLLTPLIVALLSKLFFRNRLPRFTLPAISLSFFGSLLMMSGDLSNGTVLRLTESDVLGIAIALVSAFALAFYMILIPRATSVGNISAEAMLFAQLVALTVTCGAMSLLLGEQWDRFAVIGPHDWMVFAAFVVFVLLGANLGQIVALRHLGAPLVSSTMGWRLISALGLAALLLGEQLQNLWQVLGAIIVLVTITVYLQQQYRA, encoded by the coding sequence ATGAATAACGCTTCCTCTACAGCGACTACGACAACTCATACCGGCGTTTCATGGATCTGGTTACTCGTTACCCTTCTTGCTCACACCGGTTGGGGTGCATATCCAGTCCTGGCCCGCTATCTGCAAACGATCAGTTACTTACCGAGTATGGCTATCCTTGCGCTCGGTAATCTCCTGGCGCTGATCGTATATGTACCGTTTGCCTACCGGCACATTCGTACAGACATCTGGCACACACCGATTATCTGGTTGTTTGCACTGGTTGTCAGTATTCGAGCCATGACGAATCTGACCTCGGCGCGCTTTACGTTAGCCATCTACGTCCAACTTATCACGTTGCTCACACCCCTCATTGTTGCTCTCTTGAGCAAATTGTTCTTTCGCAACCGCTTACCTCGCTTCACGCTCCCGGCTATTAGCCTCTCGTTTTTCGGCTCATTATTGATGATGAGCGGCGATCTCAGTAATGGTACCGTGTTGCGACTGACCGAAAGCGATGTGCTGGGCATTGCAATTGCACTAGTCTCGGCATTTGCGTTAGCGTTCTACATGATACTGATACCACGTGCAACCTCCGTTGGTAATATCAGCGCTGAAGCGATGTTGTTTGCGCAACTGGTTGCTCTCACCGTCACATGCGGCGCAATGAGCCTGTTGCTTGGCGAACAGTGGGATCGGTTTGCCGTTATCGGGCCACACGATTGGATGGTCTTTGCAGCTTTCGTGGTCTTTGTTCTCCTTGGGGCCAATCTCGGCCAGATTGTTGCCCTCCGCCACCTGGGTGCGCCGCTGGTCAGTAGTACAATGGGTTGGCGGCTGATCAGTGCGCTGGGGCTAGCTGCACTGTTGCTCGGTGAGCAATTGCAGAACCTCTGGCAGGTGTTGGGGGCGATTATCGTGCTAGTCACAATTACGGTCTACCTGCAACAGCAGTATCGCGCTTAA
- the alr gene encoding alanine racemase yields the protein MNIQLAELIAAGGKVSGPIHADTFTDWSYDSRLTAAGECFIALRTVRADGHDYIPAAIAAGARGVLCVRPPYDAGNATVIVCDEPQTLLLRWASTRLQVLQPTVIAVTGGIGKTLARRAIAAVLAMQAPTFQSRRNFNSLLGLPIALARLGQADRYAVLEFAGEHLATLATAFPPQIAVVTPAADMAMAAFLADKGVMVVAAEGISPANICYGTGRECAVRATDISYHRQGVDFVALSREVTIPVSTPLLGLPGVMAALAAVAVGLICGVPPEAIQHALAHLAAPAGRLHPLPGANGELILDDSFNATPTAMVAAMQTMAALPAKRRIAVLGTPTELPAIDATPLLTELGALAARSADYLVLKGGGAAAMAQAARMTNPTIPIHVVDTNDAARAALPDERNQGDLVLVSGGAGERLEQVVAPLLAADCPPERNLVRQEPAWRSVRIGDPARPTWVHLDLTAISDNVRALRTHAGVPLMVVLKGDGYGHGAARVARAALWAGAEMLAVATLGEGRALRAQGIHAPILVLGYTPPWQVAEAIHLDLMITLFDGDTAQALSNAATEIRRPARVHVEVDTGMARLGLAPAEVAPFLTWLRDLPAIEVVALYTHFARADEADPTPTEQQLARFQTLITELTAAGLRPPLIHAANSAATLRFPASHFDMVRPGLACYGLAPGAAVPLLPGMRPALSFYSEVAQVKEHPPGAPISYGGTFITARPSRIATIPVGYADGLRRSPPWREVLIRGRRAPIVGRICMDYAMVDVTDIPSVQRGDTVTLIGQQGEASISVDEIAGWLGTISYEVLTGILPRVPREIEP from the coding sequence ATGAACATTCAACTCGCCGAACTGATTGCGGCTGGTGGAAAGGTTAGCGGGCCGATCCACGCCGATACCTTCACCGATTGGAGTTACGATTCGCGACTCACCGCTGCCGGAGAGTGTTTTATCGCGTTACGCACAGTACGGGCAGATGGACATGATTACATTCCGGCTGCGATAGCTGCTGGTGCACGTGGTGTCTTGTGTGTGCGTCCACCGTATGATGCCGGCAATGCGACGGTTATTGTCTGTGATGAGCCGCAGACGCTCTTGCTGCGCTGGGCGAGTACCCGTTTACAGGTATTGCAGCCGACAGTCATTGCCGTGACCGGTGGGATCGGTAAGACCCTGGCACGGCGAGCGATTGCGGCCGTGTTAGCTATGCAGGCGCCCACCTTTCAAAGTCGTCGCAATTTCAATTCGCTCCTGGGGCTACCGATTGCGCTAGCCCGTCTTGGTCAGGCCGACCGCTACGCAGTGCTCGAGTTTGCCGGTGAGCATCTGGCGACGCTGGCAACGGCGTTTCCGCCTCAGATCGCGGTGGTAACACCCGCTGCCGATATGGCGATGGCCGCATTCCTGGCCGACAAAGGAGTAATGGTGGTTGCCGCCGAAGGGATTTCACCGGCAAATATCTGCTATGGCACCGGTCGAGAGTGTGCAGTGCGGGCAACCGATATTTCCTACCACCGTCAGGGGGTGGATTTTGTTGCTTTGAGCCGGGAAGTGACCATTCCCGTTTCAACCCCGCTTTTGGGCCTTCCCGGTGTTATGGCGGCACTGGCTGCCGTTGCGGTTGGGCTGATATGCGGCGTTCCACCGGAGGCGATCCAACACGCCCTAGCTCATCTTGCAGCACCGGCAGGACGTTTACATCCATTACCCGGCGCCAATGGTGAACTCATTCTCGATGATAGTTTCAATGCCACTCCAACAGCCATGGTGGCGGCAATGCAAACCATGGCTGCATTGCCGGCCAAACGCCGCATTGCCGTTTTAGGTACACCTACCGAATTGCCGGCTATTGATGCGACACCACTACTGACCGAGCTGGGTGCACTGGCAGCCCGTAGCGCCGATTACCTGGTGCTCAAAGGGGGTGGGGCGGCGGCAATGGCCCAAGCTGCACGGATGACCAATCCCACCATTCCCATTCACGTCGTTGACACCAACGATGCGGCGCGTGCTGCCTTGCCCGACGAGCGCAACCAGGGCGATCTGGTGTTGGTGTCGGGCGGGGCTGGCGAGCGGCTTGAACAGGTTGTAGCGCCACTGTTAGCCGCCGACTGTCCGCCAGAACGCAACCTCGTGCGCCAGGAACCGGCCTGGCGTAGTGTACGGATCGGTGATCCGGCGCGTCCAACCTGGGTGCATCTCGATCTGACCGCCATTAGCGACAATGTTCGTGCGCTCCGAACGCATGCCGGTGTACCGCTAATGGTTGTGCTTAAAGGCGATGGTTACGGTCATGGTGCGGCGCGGGTTGCGCGAGCGGCATTGTGGGCAGGAGCCGAGATGCTGGCCGTTGCGACTCTGGGTGAAGGACGGGCATTGCGTGCACAGGGTATTCATGCCCCAATTCTGGTGCTGGGCTATACGCCACCATGGCAGGTTGCCGAAGCGATCCATCTCGATTTGATGATTACGCTCTTCGATGGCGATACTGCCCAGGCGCTTAGTAATGCCGCCACCGAAATCAGACGCCCTGCTCGTGTGCATGTCGAAGTTGATACGGGTATGGCTCGTCTAGGCCTCGCGCCGGCTGAGGTCGCACCATTCCTGACCTGGCTGCGTGATCTCCCCGCTATCGAAGTGGTTGCACTCTACACTCATTTTGCCCGCGCCGATGAAGCCGATCCGACCCCAACCGAGCAGCAGTTGGCTCGTTTCCAGACCCTGATCACCGAACTTACCGCAGCCGGTTTACGCCCGCCACTGATCCATGCGGCCAACAGTGCGGCGACATTACGCTTTCCGGCCAGCCATTTCGATATGGTTCGACCAGGATTGGCTTGCTACGGATTGGCACCAGGGGCTGCTGTTCCACTCTTGCCGGGCATGCGGCCAGCACTAAGCTTTTACAGTGAAGTAGCTCAGGTCAAGGAACACCCGCCTGGCGCACCGATCTCCTACGGTGGTACATTTATCACAGCCCGCCCGTCGCGCATCGCTACCATTCCGGTAGGCTACGCCGACGGTCTGCGTCGTTCACCACCCTGGCGGGAAGTGCTGATTCGGGGGAGACGCGCACCAATTGTCGGGCGCATTTGCATGGACTATGCTATGGTCGATGTAACCGATATTCCCAGTGTTCAACGTGGTGATACTGTTACGCTCATAGGACAACAGGGCGAGGCTTCAATAAGCGTTGATGAGATCGCTGGTTGGCTGGGAACGATCAGCTACGAAGTGCTGACCGGCATCTTACCGCGAGTGCCGCGTGAGATTGAACCGTAA
- the pruA gene encoding L-glutamate gamma-semialdehyde dehydrogenase → MLTPFQNEPFGNFDSGDRRAAMQRAIRHVAGQLGATYPLIIGGERIVTERKLPSINPAEPKKVVGYASSASQEHAHQALLAANAAFRTWSRTPVSARAQVLLRAAAIMRRRKEELAAWMMHEVSKNWVEADADVAEAIDFCEWYARQAIALQGERQPLVPYPGEDNELRYLPLGPGLAIPPWNFPLAIVTTLTVAPIVVGNTVVLKPSPRAPIIAAILVQILEEAGLPPGVVNLVTGEDAVLGDFLVDHPLVRFIGFTGSKNVGLRILQRAAVRQPGQNWIKRTILEMGGKDAIIVDETADLEAAATGIVVSAFGFQGQKCSACSRAIVVDQVYDQVLQRVVEKTKALRLGNPTKPETDLGAVIDQRAFDTISQYIAIGQEEGRLVTGGEVIDHELVKDGGFFINPTIFADVKPHARIAQEEIFGPVLAFIRAANFTEALAIANDTEYGLTGGLYSRSLERLEQAREEFHVGNLYFNRKCTGALVGVQPFGGFNMSGTDSKAGGTDYLRLFTQPKVISERF, encoded by the coding sequence ATGCTTACCCCGTTTCAAAATGAACCGTTCGGAAATTTTGACAGTGGTGACCGGCGGGCGGCGATGCAGCGGGCGATCCGCCATGTTGCCGGACAACTAGGCGCCACCTATCCGCTGATCATTGGTGGTGAACGGATTGTGACCGAGCGTAAATTGCCTTCGATCAATCCGGCTGAACCGAAGAAAGTTGTGGGCTACGCCAGCAGTGCCTCTCAAGAGCATGCCCATCAGGCACTGCTGGCAGCCAACGCCGCATTCCGTACCTGGTCACGCACACCGGTTAGTGCGCGCGCACAGGTGTTGTTGCGGGCCGCGGCCATTATGCGGCGACGGAAGGAGGAACTGGCCGCGTGGATGATGCACGAGGTGAGCAAGAACTGGGTTGAAGCCGATGCGGATGTCGCCGAAGCGATTGACTTTTGTGAGTGGTATGCGCGTCAGGCAATTGCACTTCAGGGCGAACGGCAACCCCTCGTTCCTTACCCCGGTGAGGATAACGAGTTGCGCTACCTGCCATTAGGGCCTGGGCTGGCGATACCTCCCTGGAACTTCCCGCTGGCAATTGTGACGACACTCACCGTTGCGCCGATTGTCGTGGGGAATACGGTCGTGTTAAAACCCTCACCACGAGCACCGATCATTGCGGCTATCCTTGTCCAGATTCTCGAAGAGGCTGGTTTACCGCCTGGTGTTGTGAATCTGGTGACCGGTGAAGATGCGGTCCTGGGAGATTTCCTGGTCGATCATCCGTTGGTGCGCTTCATTGGCTTTACCGGTTCAAAGAATGTCGGTCTGCGGATTCTGCAGCGGGCCGCCGTCCGTCAACCTGGTCAGAACTGGATCAAACGCACGATCCTCGAAATGGGCGGCAAAGACGCAATTATTGTCGATGAAACTGCCGATCTGGAAGCCGCTGCAACCGGTATTGTGGTCAGTGCGTTCGGTTTTCAGGGGCAAAAATGTAGTGCTTGCTCACGTGCAATTGTCGTTGATCAGGTCTACGATCAGGTCTTGCAGCGAGTCGTCGAGAAGACGAAGGCGTTGCGGCTAGGGAATCCTACCAAACCAGAAACCGATCTAGGCGCGGTGATTGATCAGCGGGCCTTTGATACCATTAGCCAGTATATTGCGATAGGCCAGGAAGAGGGAAGACTGGTTACTGGTGGTGAAGTCATCGATCACGAATTGGTTAAGGATGGTGGCTTTTTTATCAATCCAACCATCTTTGCTGATGTGAAACCTCACGCCCGCATCGCCCAGGAAGAGATTTTTGGTCCGGTCCTGGCCTTCATCCGTGCTGCGAATTTCACTGAGGCCCTGGCTATTGCAAACGATACTGAATACGGTCTGACCGGTGGTCTTTACAGCCGGAGCCTCGAACGCTTGGAGCAGGCTCGCGAAGAGTTTCATGTCGGTAATCTCTATTTCAATCGGAAGTGTACCGGTGCTCTGGTTGGAGTGCAGCCATTCGGTGGCTTTAATATGTCAGGCACTGACAGCAAGGCCGGTGGCACCGATTACCTACGTCTGTTTACTCAGCCTAAGGTCATTAGCGAGCGCTTTTAA
- a CDS encoding DUF72 domain-containing protein, translating to MIRIGCAVWAYNGWVGDLFPPGTRSSEFLKLYSRKLATVEGNTTFYATPSVATVARWVEETPPIFHFCCKLPREVSHTGSLAERLPQARTFVERMQGLGSRCGPFFLQLPPGYGPARLADLERFLAGWPRDVALAVEVRHPDWYLPPAEESLMTLLNRYHVGRVVMDVRPIRDPTDPAGLLLADARERKPDVPLRPLRSSGPTLVRYIGHPDLARNTPFLNEWAARIAAWAQTDPRIYLFMHCPDEARSPDLCRQIAARLRERGAPLVEPLDEPPPSPMQLDMFGLQ from the coding sequence ATGATTAGAATTGGATGCGCCGTTTGGGCTTATAACGGTTGGGTTGGTGATCTCTTTCCACCAGGAACGCGCAGTAGCGAGTTTCTCAAACTCTACAGTCGAAAACTGGCGACGGTGGAAGGAAATACAACCTTCTATGCCACACCATCGGTAGCGACGGTGGCGCGATGGGTGGAGGAGACACCACCTATCTTCCACTTTTGTTGTAAGTTGCCGCGAGAAGTAAGCCATACGGGTTCACTCGCCGAGCGCCTGCCGCAGGCCCGAACCTTTGTTGAACGAATGCAAGGTCTAGGATCGCGCTGTGGCCCGTTCTTCTTGCAACTACCGCCGGGCTATGGTCCGGCTCGTCTCGCCGATCTGGAACGTTTTCTAGCCGGCTGGCCGCGTGACGTTGCGCTGGCGGTAGAGGTCCGTCATCCCGACTGGTATTTGCCACCAGCCGAGGAATCACTGATGACTCTCCTTAACCGCTATCATGTTGGGCGGGTTGTAATGGATGTTCGTCCAATCCGCGATCCGACCGATCCGGCCGGATTACTGCTCGCCGATGCCCGTGAGCGCAAACCAGATGTGCCGCTGCGACCGTTGCGCAGCAGTGGGCCAACGCTGGTGCGCTACATCGGTCATCCCGATCTGGCCCGCAACACGCCGTTTCTCAATGAGTGGGCAGCACGCATCGCAGCATGGGCACAGACCGATCCGCGCATCTATCTGTTTATGCATTGCCCTGATGAGGCCCGCTCACCAGACCTCTGCCGCCAGATCGCAGCGCGTCTGCGTGAACGCGGGGCGCCGTTGGTTGAGCCATTGGATGAACCGCCACCATCACCAATGCAACTCGATATGTTTGGTTTGCAGTAG
- a CDS encoding YbaK/EbsC family protein — protein sequence MRFAALFGRTLRQAPTEADNPATQLLWRAGMLRSLDTGEPALLPLGNAVLQHLITHLTHTLRRNGSQEIYLPTMASWLNAITTLARREIDSYRQLPLSVWSLRRRQRATVRQRSGLLDLPVVTSLSWAGLALDVAQAQTNLAATIEQLRTTLHKCGLMVVGDALKAERGATIIVDTPAGPLTTLDCPVCGVRTPIDLAPLAPLPEYSEPAPAMSLVETPNANTIAALATFLGISTSATAKALFFNARCAGEQRLIFAVVRGDREASLAKLAAVVGADELLPAEEAQIRACGAVPGYASPVGLRDVFVVADQTVTNGAPLVAGANRPGYHLRDVVYGRDWQATLVADIAQAVVGDPCPFCSTARAEGHGAAVGVVTTPQATTLLVQDAEGQNRPLVVTGIELDLEPLLHIAVEQNHDERGIVWPVAIAPVTVHLVTIGRSDAVITAAQTLATELQTAGWTVLIDDRDERAGVKFNDADLIGAPWRVVISEKLLATDQVEIRHRTASQPTIVNRSELKEALHDQSR from the coding sequence ATGCGATTTGCTGCCCTCTTTGGTCGTACCCTCCGTCAGGCGCCGACCGAAGCCGATAATCCGGCAACGCAGTTGCTCTGGCGGGCCGGGATGCTGCGTTCGCTGGATACCGGCGAACCTGCTTTATTGCCGTTGGGAAATGCGGTTTTGCAGCATCTGATAACCCATCTAACCCATACGCTTCGTCGTAATGGTTCCCAAGAAATCTACCTGCCAACAATGGCGAGTTGGTTGAATGCGATAACCACTTTGGCCCGCCGTGAGATCGATTCATACCGTCAATTACCGCTGTCTGTCTGGAGCCTGCGCCGCCGCCAACGTGCAACGGTGCGTCAACGATCTGGACTGCTCGATCTGCCCGTTGTAACATCCTTGAGCTGGGCAGGGTTAGCACTCGACGTTGCTCAAGCTCAAACGAACCTTGCGGCAACCATTGAACAGTTACGCACAACGCTGCACAAATGCGGGCTGATGGTGGTGGGCGATGCGCTCAAGGCGGAACGTGGCGCAACGATCATCGTCGATACACCGGCAGGACCGCTCACGACCCTCGATTGTCCGGTTTGTGGGGTACGCACGCCAATCGACCTGGCGCCACTTGCTCCTTTGCCGGAGTATTCCGAGCCAGCGCCGGCTATGAGTCTAGTTGAAACACCCAATGCGAATACTATAGCAGCCCTGGCTACCTTCCTTGGCATCTCAACCTCAGCTACGGCCAAAGCTCTTTTCTTCAATGCACGTTGTGCTGGTGAGCAGCGACTGATCTTTGCCGTGGTACGTGGCGACCGGGAAGCGAGTCTGGCCAAACTAGCTGCGGTTGTTGGCGCCGACGAACTTTTGCCTGCCGAAGAAGCACAGATCAGAGCGTGTGGTGCTGTACCCGGCTACGCCTCGCCGGTTGGCCTGCGAGATGTGTTCGTGGTTGCCGATCAGACGGTCACGAATGGTGCTCCACTCGTAGCCGGAGCAAACCGTCCCGGTTATCATCTGCGCGATGTTGTGTACGGGCGCGATTGGCAAGCCACACTGGTCGCCGATATTGCTCAGGCGGTTGTTGGTGATCCATGTCCATTCTGTAGTACAGCGCGTGCGGAAGGGCATGGCGCAGCAGTTGGTGTTGTAACAACACCACAAGCAACCACGCTACTCGTGCAAGATGCCGAGGGGCAAAACCGGCCACTGGTGGTTACAGGGATCGAACTCGATCTTGAACCACTCTTGCACATTGCAGTAGAACAGAATCACGATGAGCGTGGTATTGTGTGGCCAGTCGCCATTGCGCCGGTCACTGTGCATCTGGTAACGATAGGACGGAGCGATGCGGTCATAACCGCTGCACAAACACTGGCCACTGAATTACAGACTGCCGGTTGGACTGTGCTGATCGATGATCGTGATGAACGGGCCGGAGTGAAGTTCAACGATGCCGATCTGATCGGCGCTCCCTGGCGAGTCGTTATCAGCGAGAAGCTTTTGGCTACAGACCAGGTTGAAATTCGTCATCGCACGGCTAGTCAGCCGACGATTGTGAACAGAAGCGAACTGAAAGAAGCCCTGCACGACCAGTCGCGGTAG
- a CDS encoding DUF3352 domain-containing protein, translating to MINSPTVLRERGLGYAFVGGLAITLIAVLLGAIFLYWFVTVQRGPAPAELLPADVQLYASLSPTLSDVPEQPRIERALSEIFGMTLPSDAAANVAALLGVDLDRDVVTWIGSDIAIVVRDFTPVTRDVATDLVTNGEVLIFLASRNDPQARLFLEKHLTVRRNRGETITQQQAGNTTIFIGEIAHPLRAVGLIEHYVVFSNRPEALINLTNGANQPDRLADLTAFQQFRETIAVVRSGALYTDASPSAEAARAAVRAWLVKILGTK from the coding sequence ATGATCAACTCTCCAACTGTACTTCGTGAGCGTGGCCTTGGGTATGCTTTCGTCGGTGGTCTGGCGATTACGCTGATCGCCGTGTTACTCGGCGCCATTTTCCTCTACTGGTTTGTTACCGTACAAAGGGGGCCAGCGCCGGCCGAACTCTTACCGGCTGATGTGCAACTGTACGCCAGTTTATCGCCAACCCTGAGCGATGTGCCTGAGCAACCGCGCATTGAACGTGCGTTGAGTGAAATCTTCGGCATGACCCTACCATCTGATGCGGCAGCCAATGTCGCCGCGTTGCTTGGGGTTGACCTGGATCGCGATGTCGTGACGTGGATCGGCAGCGATATTGCGATTGTTGTGCGTGATTTTACGCCAGTAACGCGCGATGTCGCAACTGATCTGGTAACGAACGGTGAGGTGCTGATCTTCCTCGCTTCTCGCAATGATCCTCAGGCCCGTCTGTTTTTAGAGAAACATCTGACGGTACGCCGTAATCGTGGTGAAACCATTACCCAACAGCAAGCAGGGAACACAACGATCTTCATCGGCGAGATTGCTCATCCGCTTCGTGCAGTAGGCTTGATCGAGCATTATGTCGTCTTTTCTAATCGCCCTGAGGCGCTTATCAACCTGACAAATGGCGCCAATCAGCCAGATCGGTTGGCCGATCTAACTGCGTTCCAACAGTTTCGAGAAACGATCGCTGTCGTGCGTTCAGGTGCACTGTATACCGATGCTTCACCTTCCGCCGAAGCGGCCCGCGCTGCCGTCAGGGCATGGCTCGTGAAGATACTTGGTACAAAGTAG
- a CDS encoding molybdopterin-binding protein, whose protein sequence is MQIETLPVAAAIGHILCHNIADAQGRKAFSKGRRLQAEDVLRLAELGFTTVRVAVLTSDDVHEDEAALRLAQAVAGPGVVIGDPYAGRVNLRAAYNGPLMIDAEALLTINLIDGLTVATLPPYTLVSAGQMIATIKIIPFAVPASDIAQASAVVGEQGVLRVAPLVRCRIGVALVSSPSARARVERGVLPAIVGRITDLGATMVAWHHVPPDESEVAAGLTSLVAAGADLIITAGETSVVDRDDVIPRAVKRIGGEIAHYGAPVEPGNLLFLAYVPGIADSIPLIGAPGCVRSRDQNIVDLILPRLMANERIGRREIVALGLGGLLGSVRRG, encoded by the coding sequence ATGCAAATCGAGACCTTACCGGTAGCAGCAGCCATCGGACATATCCTTTGTCACAATATAGCCGATGCGCAGGGACGGAAGGCCTTTAGTAAGGGTCGCCGATTACAGGCCGAAGATGTACTCCGCCTCGCTGAGTTAGGTTTTACTACCGTGCGGGTTGCCGTCCTGACGTCTGATGATGTACACGAAGATGAGGCAGCATTACGCCTGGCACAGGCTGTAGCTGGACCCGGTGTAGTGATCGGTGATCCATACGCCGGCCGGGTGAACCTCCGCGCTGCGTACAACGGTCCGTTGATGATCGACGCTGAAGCTTTGCTGACAATCAATTTGATCGATGGTCTAACCGTTGCAACGTTACCGCCGTATACACTCGTCTCGGCCGGTCAGATGATCGCCACAATTAAGATTATTCCCTTTGCGGTACCTGCTTCAGACATTGCACAGGCTAGCGCTGTCGTCGGCGAGCAGGGGGTATTGCGCGTGGCGCCGCTGGTGCGCTGCCGAATTGGTGTTGCGTTGGTAAGCAGTCCATCAGCACGGGCGCGGGTCGAACGCGGTGTACTACCGGCAATTGTCGGGCGCATTACCGATCTGGGTGCAACAATGGTCGCGTGGCATCATGTACCACCAGACGAATCCGAAGTAGCTGCCGGACTAACATCACTGGTGGCAGCCGGTGCTGATTTGATCATTACAGCCGGTGAAACCTCTGTTGTTGATCGTGACGATGTTATTCCACGAGCGGTCAAACGGATCGGCGGCGAGATTGCTCACTATGGCGCTCCGGTTGAACCGGGGAATCTGCTCTTCCTTGCTTACGTGCCCGGTATTGCTGATAGTATTCCGCTGATCGGCGCCCCTGGGTGTGTCCGTTCCCGCGATCAAAATATCGTCGATCTCATCTTACCCCGCTTGATGGCGAATGAACGCATTGGCAGGCGCGAAATCGTTGCCCTTGGTCTTGGTGGACTACTCGGTTCAGTTCGTCGAGGGTGA